In a genomic window of Borrelia maritima:
- the mnmG gene encoding tRNA uridine-5-carboxymethylaminomethyl(34) synthesis enzyme MnmG, producing MDFDAIVIGGGHAGIEAALALSRLSFKTLMITQNLDTIGKLSCNPAIGGLAKGNMVREIDALGGEMGRIIDFSMIQFRVLNKSRGPAVQAPRAQADKLMYQTKAKETLERQDNLDLFQDTVVDFLLNSMRNEIEGVVTERGNKFRSSVVVLTTGTFLRGKIFIGEYRANMGRLAEFSAYGLDKTLLGLGFEMGRLKTGTPARIHKKSVDFSKTEVQFGDSDIIPFSFSNGKLDKSQLSCYVTYTNKKTHEIISENMHLSPLYSGEIVGNGPRYCPSIEDKIVKFKDKDRHQIFIEPEGFNTEEMYLNGLSSSLPENIQQKLINSIEGLEHAVITRPGYAVEYDYINPIELYPNLESKRVKGLFIAGQTNGSSGYEEAAAQGLMAGINAALRLQNKKPMILTRTSSYIGVLIDDLVTKGTKEPYRMFTSRAEHRLNLRHDTSDKRLIKIGYDLGLVDEERYSKYLFKERRVEEIKELLRKRRLSLKDVPDEQLKKHISKDFYHILKDPSISLDNLIKIDPSLSDSKIILEQVELDVKYEGYINRQKDLIKKLNNLELVKLPFDFNYEIIEGLSREAREKFSKIQPATLAQASRIPGIRNTDITVLLIYFSNPKNKVVINFSV from the coding sequence ATGGATTTTGATGCAATTGTTATTGGAGGAGGGCATGCAGGGATTGAAGCTGCTCTTGCTCTTTCAAGATTAAGTTTTAAAACTTTAATGATTACTCAAAATTTAGATACAATCGGTAAGCTTTCTTGTAATCCTGCTATTGGTGGACTTGCTAAGGGCAATATGGTTAGAGAAATTGATGCTCTTGGCGGCGAAATGGGTCGTATTATTGACTTTAGCATGATTCAGTTTAGGGTTTTAAACAAAAGTCGTGGTCCTGCGGTTCAAGCTCCGCGTGCTCAAGCTGATAAATTAATGTACCAAACTAAGGCTAAAGAAACTTTAGAGCGTCAAGATAATCTTGATCTTTTTCAAGATACAGTTGTTGATTTTCTTCTTAATTCTATGAGAAATGAGATTGAAGGTGTTGTTACAGAGAGAGGTAATAAGTTTAGATCAAGCGTTGTGGTGCTTACAACAGGTACTTTTCTTAGAGGTAAAATATTTATTGGCGAGTATAGAGCTAATATGGGTAGACTTGCTGAATTTTCTGCTTATGGGCTTGATAAAACTTTACTTGGCCTTGGATTTGAAATGGGTAGGCTTAAAACGGGTACTCCAGCAAGAATTCATAAAAAAAGTGTTGACTTTTCAAAGACTGAGGTTCAATTTGGAGATTCAGACATTATTCCCTTTTCTTTTTCAAATGGCAAGTTAGACAAATCTCAACTTTCATGTTACGTGACTTATACCAACAAAAAAACTCATGAAATAATTAGTGAGAATATGCATTTGTCACCTCTTTATTCTGGTGAGATTGTAGGCAATGGCCCAAGATATTGTCCTTCTATTGAAGATAAAATAGTAAAATTTAAAGATAAAGATAGGCATCAAATTTTTATTGAGCCTGAAGGTTTTAATACTGAAGAAATGTATCTTAATGGTCTTAGTTCTTCTTTGCCTGAAAATATTCAGCAAAAATTGATTAACAGTATTGAAGGTCTTGAGCATGCTGTTATTACAAGGCCTGGGTATGCTGTTGAGTATGATTATATAAATCCAATCGAGCTTTATCCAAATCTTGAGAGCAAAAGAGTTAAAGGACTTTTTATAGCAGGTCAGACCAACGGTTCTTCAGGTTATGAAGAAGCAGCAGCTCAAGGCTTAATGGCCGGAATTAATGCTGCTCTTAGGCTTCAAAATAAAAAGCCAATGATTTTAACAAGAACTAGTTCTTATATTGGAGTTCTTATTGACGATCTTGTTACTAAAGGCACTAAAGAGCCTTATAGAATGTTTACTTCTAGGGCTGAGCACAGGCTTAATTTAAGACACGATACTAGTGATAAGCGTTTGATTAAGATTGGATATGATCTTGGGCTTGTTGATGAGGAGAGATATTCAAAATATCTTTTTAAGGAGAGGAGAGTTGAAGAGATAAAGGAGCTTTTAAGGAAAAGGCGTCTTAGTTTAAAAGATGTTCCTGACGAACAATTAAAAAAGCATATTAGTAAAGATTTTTACCATATTTTAAAAGATCCTTCTATTAGTTTAGATAATCTGATAAAAATTGATCCAAGTTTAAGTGATTCAAAAATAATTTTAGAGCAAGTTGAATTAGATGTTAAATATGAAGGTTATATTAATAGACAAAAAGATTTGATTAAAAAACTTAATAATTTGGAACTTGTTAAGCTTCCATTTGATTTTAATTACGAGATTATTGAAGGCCTTTCAAGAGAAGCTCGAGAAAAATTCTCTAAGATTCAACCAGCTACTCTTGCTCAAGCAAGTCGAATTCCTGGAATAAGAAATACAGATATTACTGTTTTGTTAATATATTTTTCAAATCCTAAAAATAAGGTAGTTATAAATTTTTCTGTATGA
- a CDS encoding flagellar protein FlbF, with protein sequence MKTKLEIELKEVLEKEILLVEEIYRLYLKIKETIENKNEVELKEIATKTKISLESFKEIESKRDEIWKKFTKNENFGSTYEAVEKLTTIYKKEIYEYLHKLKIGILNIKNLNYIIQNYVNTSLDMLAIIFQDIQESVENVTYKNPYGPKLGRLNEASILINKKL encoded by the coding sequence ATGAAAACAAAACTTGAAATTGAACTAAAAGAAGTTTTAGAAAAAGAAATTCTCTTAGTAGAAGAAATATATAGATTATACTTGAAAATAAAAGAAACTATTGAAAATAAAAATGAAGTAGAACTTAAAGAGATTGCAACCAAAACAAAAATATCACTTGAAAGTTTTAAAGAAATTGAAAGCAAAAGAGACGAAATTTGGAAAAAATTTACCAAAAATGAAAACTTTGGGTCAACTTACGAAGCTGTAGAAAAATTGACTACAATTTACAAAAAAGAAATATACGAATACCTACACAAATTAAAAATTGGAATACTTAATATCAAAAATTTAAACTACATAATACAAAACTATGTAAATACATCCCTTGATATGTTAGCAATAATATTTCAAGATATTCAAGAAAGTGTAGAAAATGTAACTTACAAAAACCCTTACGGGCCAAAGCTTGGACGCTTAAACGAAGCTTCCATTTTAATAAATAAAAAACTTTAA
- the mnmE gene encoding tRNA uridine-5-carboxymethylaminomethyl(34) synthesis GTPase MnmE codes for MSKLFERDDDIVALATPFLSSALCVIRSSGISSISKFSKIFSNHTALNSASGNTIHYGYILDNENNCKVDEVVVCLYRAPKSFTGQDAVEVIAHGSLIGIKKIIDLFLKSGFRMAEPGEFTLRAFLAKKIDLTKAEAIHEIIFAKTNKTYSLAVNKLSGALFAKIDTIKKCILNFLSAVSVYLDYEVDEHEVNIPFDLILSSKTELQKLINSYKVYEKIDHGVTLVLAGSVNAGKSSLFNLFLKKDRSIVSSYPGTTRDYIEASFELDGILFNLFDTAGLRDADNFVERLGIEKSNSLIKEASLVIYVIDVSSNLTKDDFLFIDSNKSNSKILFVLNKIDLKINKSTEEFVRLNVLNSSNLIMISTKNLEGIDILYDKIKTLISYERVEIGFDDIIISSKRQMQLLEKAYSLILDLLSKIDRQVSYDMLSFDAYEVINCLGEITGEVSSEDVLDNMFKNFCLGK; via the coding sequence ATGAGTAAGCTTTTTGAGAGAGATGATGACATTGTAGCTCTTGCAACCCCTTTTTTAAGTAGTGCTTTATGTGTGATTCGTAGCAGTGGTATTTCTTCTATTTCTAAATTTTCTAAAATCTTTTCAAATCATACAGCTCTTAATTCAGCATCCGGGAATACGATTCATTACGGTTATATATTAGATAATGAGAATAATTGTAAGGTAGATGAAGTTGTTGTGTGTTTATATAGAGCACCAAAGAGCTTTACTGGTCAAGATGCTGTTGAAGTTATAGCACACGGTTCTTTGATTGGGATTAAAAAGATTATAGATTTGTTTTTAAAAAGTGGGTTTAGAATGGCTGAGCCTGGCGAATTTACTTTACGTGCATTTCTTGCTAAAAAAATTGATCTTACAAAGGCAGAAGCGATTCATGAGATTATTTTTGCCAAGACCAATAAAACTTATTCTCTTGCAGTTAATAAACTTTCTGGAGCTTTATTTGCTAAAATAGACACAATAAAAAAATGTATTTTAAATTTTCTCTCAGCTGTTAGTGTTTATCTTGATTATGAAGTTGATGAGCATGAGGTTAATATTCCTTTTGATTTAATTTTAAGTAGCAAGACCGAGCTTCAAAAATTAATTAATTCTTATAAGGTTTATGAAAAAATTGATCACGGTGTTACTTTGGTTTTAGCAGGGTCTGTTAATGCTGGGAAGTCTTCGCTATTTAATTTGTTTCTCAAAAAAGATAGATCAATTGTTTCTTCATATCCTGGGACTACAAGAGATTATATTGAAGCAAGTTTTGAGCTTGATGGCATTTTATTTAATCTTTTTGATACAGCAGGACTTAGAGATGCTGACAATTTTGTTGAGAGATTGGGAATTGAGAAAAGCAATTCTTTAATAAAAGAAGCATCTTTAGTAATTTATGTGATCGATGTTAGTTCAAATTTAACAAAAGATGATTTCTTATTTATTGATTCAAATAAATCTAATAGTAAAATATTGTTTGTTTTAAATAAGATAGATTTAAAGATAAATAAATCTACTGAGGAATTTGTTCGTTTAAATGTATTGAATTCTTCAAATTTAATAATGATTAGTACTAAAAATTTGGAAGGGATAGATATTCTTTATGACAAAATAAAGACATTAATCTCTTATGAGAGAGTAGAAATTGGTTTTGATGATATAATAATATCATCAAAACGGCAAATGCAACTTTTAGAGAAAGCTTATTCTTTGATTTTGGATTTATTGAGCAAAATTGATCGCCAAGTAAGTTATGATATGTTGTCATTTGATGCTTATGAAGTTATTAATTGTTTGGGAGAGATAACAGGAGAAGTTAGTAGTGAAGATGTTCTTGACAATATGTTTAAGAATTTTTGTTTGGGGAAATAA